ATCTGCTCCTCCTCCGCGGAGATGACACTGTCCGCCATAGCCGCCTGGTATACCTGCCGGTAGATGCGCTGAGCTTCGATTTCCTGGGTGCCCACACCCTCTTGGGCCAGGAGCAGGCCGGCTGCAAACAGGAGAACGGCGACGATAAGGGGAATGGTTCTATTGGTATGAAGCCGCTCCAGGCTGGGGAAATGTATAGGTTTCATGGCTGGCCCTCCCTGTTTGAGTAGTACAACAATAAATCTAGTACCGCATAGGCCGTAATGCACAGAGACTTTTGCCTGCCACAGCGCAGTCAGGGTGCTTTTGTGCCGCTGTTGTTGGAGAGGCTTTGACTTGAGGGAAAGGGGCGTGCCTACCTGCCCTGAATCAGTTCCCAGCGCACCTGCCAGCGGGGATTCACCAGGCGGGTCATCAGCAGAAGCGTCGCCAACACTCCGGAGATCACTCCGGTGGTTATCCACATCATCATGATGACGATCTGAAACTTCACCGCCTCCACCGGGGGCACACCAGCCAGGATCTGCCCGGTCATAACCCCGGGCAGCTGGACCAGGCCCACCGTCATCAGCGCGTTTATTGAGGGAATCAGGGCACCTGACACGGCACTCTTGAAAGCAGGGTGCAGAGCTTTCCTGGGAGGCGCGGCCAGAGAAAGGGCCACTTCCACTTCTGCCTGGCGCAACTGCATGTCGTTGATAAAGCGATTGGCCGAAAGGGAAACGATGTTCAGTCCATTACCCAGCACCATGCCGCTGAGGGGGATCATCACCACCAGGTTGTACCAGGGATCAGGTCTAATGATCAGCAATGCCACTACCCCCAAACTGACCACCAGCGCCAGAGTCAAAGTACCAAAGGTGATGAGGAAGAAGCGTGGGAGCTTCACCTGCTGACGCCGTACACTTTCATAGCTGGCCACCGTCAGCATGACGACCAGCACTGCCGGAAGCAGCCAGGGTGAGTTCACCTGGAACAGGACCTTGAGGGCAAACCCGATGAGGGTCAGTTGGGCGAAAGCCCGAACCGTCCCGATAGCCAGGTTCTTCTCAACGCCCAGACGCTGTAAGCGCGATACGGCGATAGCCAGCGCCATCAGGATCAGCGAGAGGGCCACATTACCGAAACCGAGCTGAAACAGTCCCACTAGGAGATTTCCTCTCCCGGAGGGAGCCCCCGATAAGGGACCCCTGTGGGACATTCGGACAGGCTGCCGTGGGCCAGCTCCAGGATTATCTGCCCCAACTTCCGCGCATGCGACTTGCGATGAGTGACGAAGATGGTGAGCAGCTTTTCTGCCGTACTGATCTCCCGGACCAATTCCAGGATACGTCCAGCGGTGGCGTCGTCCAGGGCTGAGGTCGGTTCATCGAGTAGGAGCACCTCCGGTCGGGTTACAAGGGTTCGCGCCAGGCAAACCCGCTGCTGCTGGCCCACACTTAAGTTGGCAACCGGCCTGTCCAGCAGGGAAGGGTCCAGATGAACCTGCTCTAACAATGTGCTAAAGTCCACCTCATTGCGATGACTGAACTTGCAGGCAAAGGCCAGGTTTTCTTCTACTGTCGCTCCCACAAATCCCGGTGTTTGAAACAGGATGCTAATACGCCGGCGCACCTCAGCTGGATGAAGGGTGATAATGTCTCTGCCAGACAGCAGAATACGCCAGCGGTCGACCGGCGTGAGATTATTTAGCACCCTCAGAAGGGTGGTTTTGCCTACACCCGAGTCCCCCTGGATGGCATAGATACACTCAGCCTCAAAGGTATACGTACAATCCTGGAGGATATAGCTGTGGGGTTGGCCAGGTGTGGACTTCCAAACCGACTCCAGCGTGAGCATGAAGGATCAGCCGGGTCGTGTAGCGGGCGTCGGACTCAACGACTCAAGGTCCTTCCGCTTGCGGATTAGTTCCTGGAGCTCATAGTTCTCGGGTGTCGGCCGCAGCTCGAAAGTCCTGCCCGCTTCAATCAGGGCCAGCTCGTACCACTTTTTCTTGGCATAGGCCACCGCCAGATTGTAATGGGCCCGCGTAACGATATCGAGTTCACGGCTGGACATGCGACGGGGGTCGGCAGGCAATAAGCGGATCACCTCTTTGAATTCCAGGATGGCGTCATCCACCAGGCCCTTCTGATAATACCATAGACCCAGGTCAAGATGCCGTTCGGGTTTTTCGCTGCAGCCCGCCAGCAGGAAGATCAGAAGCGTAAGCAGGACAAGAGTGGAGGATCGTTTCGTCATTGGGAATGCCTGTTATATATAATTTATTAAAAAAGTTCATGGCCTTAGAATGGAAATACAAGCAAAAAGGAAAGCAGATGCCTGGCACCACTGCAGCGACGCCATCAGCTCGCTGCTGATGCTGGCTGCCGTCGCAGGCAGCACCCTGGGCTATCCCGCCCTAGACGGCATGGCCAGTGGCTTCATGCGCGTTTCAAATCTAATCTTTTAATTTGAACTAATACTCAACCAAATTATCATGGCTTAATGTTCTTCTTAATCCCCTATGAGATCTGCGGCCCATGAGACAACAGCCTCGGCTAGGCGAACAGCCTCACGATGTTCATCCTCGTCAATGGGCTCAAAATCACCAGGGTATCGGCTTGCAACAGCGTAGTTCGTGAGACCGGCCGCCTCTTGAACCTCCCTTGGTATGTCAAGCTTCGCCGGTAAGAGGTCGATGAGTCTCCTGATGCTATGAATGTTTGGCACCGCCACGGAGTTCGCAACCAGTACTGCTTTGAGTGCTTTCTCCGCGGCTTGCTGAGTGTGGAAGCATAAGTCCTCAAGTAAAACCCCTTCCGGCCGGGACAAGCGCGCCAGGTTAAGGTCGCTGCGCGCACGGTGAAGCCAATCAGCGGGGCTTCCAGGGATTCGATCCTCAGCGGGCATATAGTTCCTTCCCCTCTTTGAGAACGGTGCGATAAATGAGACCGATATTGTCTTTATGCCGCTGTATATCGCCAGTAGTGGCAACCAGTATATCGAAAGATGCCTCGATGCCTTGAATTTGCCGGTAGAGCTTTTGAGCCGTCCTCCTACGGTGAGTACCTTCTGGCATTACGACCAGAAGATCTATATCACTGGCGGAGCCGAATTCTCCTCGAGCCGCCGAACCGAAAAGTATTATTCGTTGCGGATTTACCGCTTTGACGATCTTCTGGACTAGCTCTTCAATAACCTGAGGTTGGAATTCCATCTTGAAACTCCCGAATTGCAACGAGGACTAAAAGACCGCGCATCAGCTACGTAGCGAAGCAAGCCGTCGGCTGCATGCGCTAGTTAGGTGCCGCTGCTGTCTCACCTAAGGAAGTGACTGCGAGTAGGTTCGACCTTTCTTCGTTCGGACTATGGCGCCATGATCATCGGCAAAGTACATGGCGTACATAATGTCCGACCTGTCGAACTCGGGCAGAGCCTTGTACATATCCGTCTGCAGAATGCCGGGCTGCTCTTGGATCTTAGCAATGGCGGCGTCGCGGATCTGCTGGTAGAGCGGATCAGTCTTGACGAACTCACTGTATTCCCGCTTAGCCTCGTTCAGCTCTCGCTGGAGTTGGCCGCCGGTATTGACATTTTGCTGCCTGACCGACTCTACCCACTTGAAATACGACGAACGCGCCCGCGCGAAGTCACTCTGTGCGTAGTACTTACGCGCTGCCTCTCTGTGAATCTCGATCTCTGCGGTTCTATCGGGGAACTCCACCGATCTCCCATCTTGAATGGTGACATGCACCTAAATTATTATTCGGCGGTTATGCGGTATCGCAATGAGCTCTCTTGTCAAATCTTGTTTTGCTATCCCAAAGGGAACCCGTTGGGATACTGCCTGGCATTCCCGTAGAAATGCTGCGATGGAAAAGTAAAGTACAGGGGCAACGGCCTTCAAGTAAATTATTCCTGTGGAGCTATGTGTCTCCCTCCGGTGGCTTTTCCACTTTCGCCGGCAGCCGGCTGCGACGGATAATCTTGCGGATCCGGCGAATGGCCGCGGTGCTGCCTTTGACGAGCAGGGCGGACAGCTCGTCGGCCTCATGCGCCTGGAAACGAACTTCCCCCCCAATCTCATGGAGTTCCTTGCCGGTTGTGACCCGCAGCGCCGGTGATTTGATAAAAGAGAGCACCTGGCTGGGATAGACGCTGCGGTGACCGGTCATCAGGAAGCTCACCACCGAAGCCAGCGCAGCATAGGGAACGATCGCGGGGCCGAACAGCTCCACCGCCATGATACTGGCTGAGATGGGTGTATTGGCGGCACCGGCCAGCAATGCCACCATACCGATGGCCGCGAAAAAGGAGCTGTCCTGATTAAACAAACTGGCCCACAGGTGTCCGCCGGTAGCACCGATATAGAAGACAGGACTTAAGGTGCCGCCACTGCCACCGAAATTGAGGGTGATGCTGGTAAAGATCATTTTTGCGAAGGGCGCTATGACGGAGGCTTCTCCACCACGGATCACCGCACCGGCCTGCACCAGTCCGAGTCCAAGATAATCCCGGCCCAGCACAAGCGTTAGAATTACCAAGCTAGCCCCGCCAACAGCGGCCGTCCAGATTGGTGATAATTTTATCCAATGAGCAAGCTTGCGGGCAATCCTCATACATTCGATCAACAGCAGGGCCAACAAGCCAAAGAACACGCCCGCGAAGATGACCTCCACCAGCAGGATGGGGTCCAAGGTCACGGCGAATTGCTGGAATTGGTGTGAATAGGCCAGACCCAACCAGCGGGCGGTGCCAAAGGCCACAATGCCCGCCACGAAGGATGGAAACAACACATCGTAGACGATGGCGCCCACAAACAGTGCCTCCACTCCGAAGATGGCCCCCGCGATGGGGGTCCCGAAAACCACCGCAAACCCAGCGCTGAGGCCGCAGACCACGATTTTCTTGCGGTCATCACTGCGGAACTTTAACAGGTCCGCCAGCTTGGAGGCCAACCCGGCCCCGATCTGGGCTGAGGGTCCCTCCTTGCCGGCAGCACCGCCGAGGGCGATCGTGACGATGGTAGCCAGGGCCTTAATCGGCACTACCACCAACCGGATACGCCCCGAGTGGCGATGGTAGGCCTCAATGACTTTTTCAGTCCCGTGGCCTTCAGCCTCGGGTGCGAACCGCCGCACCAGATAGGCGCTCACCATGAAGGCCACCGGCAGCAACAGGAAGGACCAGGACCACCGTCCCGCCAGAGTGATGGAACCATCCAAAGCCTTGAGGAAGTAGCTAGTGGCTATACCCACCACCACACCCACCATAATGGCGATGAGGAACCAGCGGATAACATGGATGAAAAGCAGCGAGCTTTCCAGGAAGCGGCGGAGCACGGCTCTATAGTTCAATAGAGATTTAGGGTGTGAAAGGGGACCTCATAAGGGGCAAAGTTACGTATGCCCCTATTGGGCAGTCATAAGAAGTTGTACGTTCTGCTAGTAGGGAAGACCAGCTAGGAGTGCAGCTGGATCAAACCCTTCTCCTTACCGGTGCATCACCGTGTAGCGTTTCAGGTTGCCGATGGCCTTGGTGGCTCTTCCGTCAAGCCACTTCTTCGGCCAGCTGCTCGTTTTGGATTATGATTTTAGGATTGGGATTTGGAGGAGGCAGGGGCAGACCCTTTGCCTGCATTAGATTAATATGTTCGATCATGCCACACTTTGCCTTATACAGACAATCCTCGATGGAATGCCCGATACCTGTGAACCCCTCCAGATCCGGCGAGTAAAAACCGAAATAATCCGGCTCTTTGGTAGCTTCAATTACCAATGAGTATTCCAGAGTGATCACCCTGAAGTTACCCTACCGGTGCATCACCGTGTAGCGCTTCAGGTCGCCGATGGCCTTGGTGATCTGAATCTCCCGGGGGCAGGCATCGGTACAGTTGAAGATGGAGTGGCAGCGCCACAGGCCGTCCTTATCGTCCAGCACTGGCAAGCGTTCCTCGTTGCCACCATCTCGGGAGTCGAATATGAAGCGGTGGG
The Candidatus Neomarinimicrobiota bacterium DNA segment above includes these coding regions:
- a CDS encoding nucleotidyltransferase domain-containing protein, with translation MEFQPQVIEELVQKIVKAVNPQRIILFGSAARGEFGSASDIDLLVVMPEGTHRRRTAQKLYRQIQGIEASFDILVATTGDIQRHKDNIGLIYRTVLKEGKELYAR
- a CDS encoding chloride channel protein, with the translated sequence MNYRAVLRRFLESSLLFIHVIRWFLIAIMVGVVVGIATSYFLKALDGSITLAGRWSWSFLLLPVAFMVSAYLVRRFAPEAEGHGTEKVIEAYHRHSGRIRLVVVPIKALATIVTIALGGAAGKEGPSAQIGAGLASKLADLLKFRSDDRKKIVVCGLSAGFAVVFGTPIAGAIFGVEALFVGAIVYDVLFPSFVAGIVAFGTARWLGLAYSHQFQQFAVTLDPILLVEVIFAGVFFGLLALLLIECMRIARKLAHWIKLSPIWTAAVGGASLVILTLVLGRDYLGLGLVQAGAVIRGGEASVIAPFAKMIFTSITLNFGGSGGTLSPVFYIGATGGHLWASLFNQDSSFFAAIGMVALLAGAANTPISASIMAVELFGPAIVPYAALASVVSFLMTGHRSVYPSQVLSFIKSPALRVTTGKELHEIGGEVRFQAHEADELSALLVKGSTAAIRRIRKIIRRSRLPAKVEKPPEGDT
- the fetB gene encoding iron export ABC transporter permease subunit FetB, with the protein product MGLFQLGFGNVALSLILMALAIAVSRLQRLGVEKNLAIGTVRAFAQLTLIGFALKVLFQVNSPWLLPAVLVVMLTVASYESVRRQQVKLPRFFLITFGTLTLALVVSLGVVALLIIRPDPWYNLVVMIPLSGMVLGNGLNIVSLSANRFINDMQLRQAEVEVALSLAAPPRKALHPAFKSAVSGALIPSINALMTVGLVQLPGVMTGQILAGVPPVEAVKFQIVIMMMWITTGVISGVLATLLLMTRLVNPRWQVRWELIQGR
- a CDS encoding HEPN domain-containing protein, which gives rise to MPAEDRIPGSPADWLHRARSDLNLARLSRPEGVLLEDLCFHTQQAAEKALKAVLVANSVAVPNIHSIRRLIDLLPAKLDIPREVQEAAGLTNYAVASRYPGDFEPIDEDEHREAVRLAEAVVSWAADLIGD
- a CDS encoding type II toxin-antitoxin system HicB family antitoxin codes for the protein MVIEATKEPDYFGFYSPDLEGFTGIGHSIEDCLYKAKCGMIEHINLMQAKGLPLPPPNPNPKIIIQNEQLAEEVA
- a CDS encoding ATP-binding cassette domain-containing protein; amino-acid sequence: MLTLESVWKSTPGQPHSYILQDCTYTFEAECIYAIQGDSGVGKTTLLRVLNNLTPVDRWRILLSGRDIITLHPAEVRRRISILFQTPGFVGATVEENLAFACKFSHRNEVDFSTLLEQVHLDPSLLDRPVANLSVGQQQRVCLARTLVTRPEVLLLDEPTSALDDATAGRILELVREISTAEKLLTIFVTHRKSHARKLGQIILELAHGSLSECPTGVPYRGLPPGEEIS